One window of the Branchiostoma lanceolatum isolate klBraLanc5 chromosome 3, klBraLanc5.hap2, whole genome shotgun sequence genome contains the following:
- the LOC136430699 gene encoding ubiquitin-like domain-containing CTD phosphatase 1, which translates to MAEKVNMVVKWGGTEYPVTDLEGSDTVLDLKERIKQQTGVLPGRQKLLGLKLKGKPPDDDIQLSLLKIKPGTKIMMMGTREENLEEFLKPPENVGDDVINDFDIEEEEVLVENREENLAKIARRVKDYEVKILNPTRPGKKLLVLDVDYTIFDHRSVGQNALELMRPYLHEFLTQSYEYYDIVIWSATSMKWIEAKMKELGMSDHPNYKIMFLLDSSAMITVHTPKYGVVECKPLAVIWGKFEDYSSKTTIMFDDIRRNFLMNPQNGLRVRPFREAHLNRHKDRELKRLGRYLRDIAPLDDFSQLNHRHWERYRPRKHRKRSSDNEDEENDQEDRSRHQTQEESASGK; encoded by the exons TACCGTCTTAGATCTGAAGGAGCGGATTAAGCAGCAGACGGGGGTGTTGCCGGGCCGACAGAAACTCCTGGGGCTGAAGCTGAAAG GTAAACCTCCTGATGATGACATCCAGTTGTCTCTGTTGAAGATCAAACCTGGGACCAAGATCATGATGATGGGAACCCGGGAGGAAAACCTG GAGGAATTTCTGAAGCCCCCTGAGAATGTGggtgatgatgtcatcaatgaCTTTGACATTGAGGAAGAGGAGGTGCTTGTAGAGAACAG GGAGGAGAACCTTGCCAAGATTGCCCGTCGAGTCAAGGACTATGAAGTAAAGATCTTGAACCCTACCCGGCCTGGGAAAAAGCTACTAGTTCTGGATGTGGACTATACCATTTTTG ACCACCGATCGGTTGGGCAGAATGCACTGGAGCTGATGAGACCATACTTACACGAGTTCCTCACACAGAGCTACGAGTACTACGACATCGTCATATGGT CTGCTACAAGCATGAAGTGGATAGAGGCCAAAATGAAG gaGCTAGGCATGTCGGACCACCCTAACTACAAGATCATGTTCCTCCTGGACTCCTCAGCCATGATCACGGTGCACACACCCAAATATGGTGTTGTTGAG TGCAAGCCCCTTGCTGTGATCTGGGGCAAGTTTGAGGACTACAGCAGTAAGACCACCATCATGTTTGACGATATCAGGAGAAACTTCCTCATGAACCCTCAGAACGGACTCAGG GTGCGACCATTCCGAGAGGCTCACCTGAACAGACACAAGGACAGGGAGCTGAAGAGACTTGGGCGTTACCTCAGGGACATTGCACCGCTGGACGACTTTAGTCAACTCAACCACAGACACTGGGAGAG GTACAGACCCAGAAAACACAGGAAAAGATCCAGTGACAATGAAGATGAGGAAAATGACCAGGAGGACAGATCTAGACATCAAACCCAGGAGGAATCAGCATCAGGGAAATAA
- the LOC136430695 gene encoding uncharacterized protein, with translation MNSTADQKEGRQRGSKSVAALRTWSQSSLHKARSVLSDIGGYLAVTEEGSRLDEWKERLHRSASRGSIGFSLDDLVSRKDSEDPALTRLEKVLFEDDRPEFISQSADLLNNGPSSFGKALFTSPELTGEKQDSSERCLNLVGAEFIPSPPSAHGEHIDDGQHLADDRILIQVCPAGEENFDILRPSASPHDRTFYTPTANDPNFVPERKFSPDALFKPGHLGDGSVPRRATKREVTTNQQGRSVPVGASLPPSILHTKPRVLDGPHTTPFYSFYTGAYKLPLKESTELGVASYTRQQQSLRRSRDIVSPGRRPLRPSSAGAASSPDQKPSTVSFSGEVSVTEFFPGRDQSPRSSEEEAPVSLSAEETGDQHPTSVSESRHRKYIRRIVKRMKKSPSKSILKGSSKKTQKASRPLPQLDVQLTTLEARVSPEGAAPRTKTSSGRPLPRLPSVWQSPSSILPSPSSSSSSLASSVSWPCSVDSTLSSNLDISSDDEPSSEIAGGLGYRGSPESSRRVEGASPDRRVRDEGVTVARTGLKHYRPLRDLEENGQQFLDIGSNEAMRMSLLNRKQTINSALKEAQEKYGKTLPEAETAMFEEKAEGKLIDPRDHPYLRAQMDALPSYSPIVILIISIAQIVVFGTFCVLGGTADIALEHTVVTANNIHTFMGRESVQRVTTPNLWIGPTMTYWIGQGATFAPCMRDDYVTNLYLAQRQFDLSVPLGCCELPTRDLAGTTTQAECDTLTGGTGSWRATPCGSRLAGESATAAHIMRPCCYGIMGKCKLTTLQHCTFVNGVYSSSGEEHCSKVNCLAQTCGPGDLSSDPAQPYKPRSSALTSQWWRWLLSPWLHAGLIHLLLAVAVQCVVGVRIERMVGGVRLAIVYLICGAGGNMTGAVFSPYSPQMGGSAAACGLLGCACVELLQAWTLVPRALCKLLTLLTVLTILLMAGTLPLVDNWAQLGGFVFGLLSALVFLPYIVLGRWDARRKRCLVVFGFVMLVLMYAVLLMMFYYVQGDFCPACKHFNCIPYTTDACHQPKDNYP, from the exons ATGAACTCGACTGCGGACCAAAAGGAAGGTCGACAGCGGGGCAGCAAAAGCGTAGCAGCTCTTCGGACATGGAGCCAGAGTTCCCTGCACAAGGCCCGCAGCGTCCTGTCAGACATAGGGGGGTACCTGGCGGTTACAGAGGAGGGCAGTCGTCTGGACGAGTGGAAGGAGAGACTGCACCGGTCTGCTTCG AGAGGCAGCATTGGCTTCAGTCTAGACGACTTGGTTTCCAGAAAAGATTCCGAGGATCCAGCTTTGACCAGGCTAGAAAAGGTGTTATTCGAAGATGACAGACCAGAGTTCATTTCACAAAGTGCAGACTTGTTAAACAATGGCCCTTCTTCCTTTGGAAAGGCGTTGTTCACGTCACCAGAGTTGACAGGTGAGAAGCAGGACAGCTCGGAACGTTGCTTAAATCTAGTGGGGGCAGAGTTCATACCTTCTCCACCGAGCGCCCACGGAGAGCACATTGATGATGGCCAACATTTGGCAGACGACAGGATCCTTATACAGGTGTGTCCAGCAGGTGAAGAAAATTTTGACATACTTCGTCCTTCAGCAAGTCCGCACGACAGGACATTTTATACTCCTACCGCTAACGACCCTAACTTCGTCCCAGAGAGAAAATTCTCACCTGATGCACTGTTCAAACCCGGTCACCTGGGCGacggttcagtaccaaggagagcaACTAAACGCGAAGTCACCACAAACCAACAGGGACGTTCTGTACCCGTAGGTGCATCACTGCCTCCGTCTATCTTACACACTAAGCCCCGTGTACTTGATGGTCCTCACACGACTCCTTTCTACTCATTCTATACGGGAGCTTACAAACTACCTCTGAAAGAATCCACGGAGCTTGGCGTGGCCTCCTACACACGGCAGCAACAGTCCTTGAGGAGATCAAGGGATATCGTAAGTCCGGGCCGAAGACCTTTGCGGCCTTCTTCGGCAGGGGCTGCTTCCTCGCCTGATCAGAAACCGTCTACCGTCAGCTTCTCTGGGGAAGTATCAGTCACTGAGTTTTTCCCTGGTCGTG ATCAGAGTCCTCGTTCTTCAGAAGAGGAGGCGCCGGTCTCTCTTAGTGCGGAGGAGACGGGTGATCAGCATCCAACATCTGTTTCGGAATCTCGCCATCGGAAGTACATCAGACGAATCGTGAAGCGTATGAAGAAGTCTCCAAGTAAATCTATTCTCAAAGGCAGTTCgaagaaaacacaaaaagcgTCCAGGCCTTTGCCACAGCTAGATGTGCAGCTTACAACATTAGAAGCGCGGGTGTCCCCTGAAGGAGCAGCACCGCGCACAAAGACATCTTCCGGAAGACCTTTACCGAGACTACCGTCAGTTTGGCAGTCACCGTCATCCATCCTGCCCTCACCTTCCTCGTCATCGTCTAGTCTGGCATCGTCCGTTTCTTGGCCTTGTTCCGTCGACAGCACATTGTCCAGCAACCTGGATATCTCGTCCGATGATGAACCTTCTTCAGAGATAGCTGGGGGTCTCGGATATCGCGGCTCTCCAGAATCCTCCAGGAGAGTGGAGGGAGCTTCACCAGACAGACGTGTTCGTGATGAAGGGGTGACTGTCGCACGGACGGGACTGAAACACTACAGACCGCTCAGAGATTTGGAG GAAAACGGTCAACAGTTCCTTGATATTGGATCAAATGAGGCAATGAGGATGTCTCTGCTGAACAGAAAACAGACAATCAACTCTGCATTAAAAGAGGCACAGG AGAAGTACGGTAAAACGTTGCCCGAAGCGGAGACGGCGATGTTTGAAGAGAAGGCAGAGGGCAAGTTGATTGACCCACGGGACCATCCTTACCTGCGCGCACAGATGGACGCCCTCCCTTCATACAGCCCCATCGTCATTCTCATCATCAGCATCGCCCAGATTGTTGTCTTCGGTACATTCTGTGTCTTAG GAGGAACCGCTGACATCGCCCTGGAACACACGGTAGTGACAGCGAACAACATCCACACCTTCATGGGGAGAGAGAGCGTCCAGCGGGTTACAACACCCAACCTTTGGATCGGGCCCACCATGACATACTGGATAG GTCAGGGTGCGACGTTCGCGCCGTGCATGCGCGATGACTACGTCACCAACCTGTACCTGGCGCAGCGGCAGTTTGACCTGTCCGTCCCGCTTGGCTGCTGCGAACTGCCGACACGTGACCTAGCCGGGACCACCACACAGGCCGAGTGCGACACTTTGACAGGCG GCACGGGAAGCTGGCGCGCCACTCCATGCGGCTCCCGGCTGGCTGGGGAGAGCGCCACCGCCGCGCACATCATGAGACCCTGCTGCTATGGAATCATGGGAAAATGTAAGCTCACCACCTTGCAGCACTGCACGTTTGTGAACGGCGTGTACAGTTCGTCTGGAGAGGAGCACTGTAGCAAG GTAAACTGTCTGGCTCAGACCTGCGGCCCTGGTGACCTATCGTCGGACCCAGCACAACCGTACAAACCTCGCTCATCTGCTCTGACCAGTCAGTGGTGGCGCTGGCTGCTGTCGCCATGGTTACATGCTGGGTTAATCCACCTGCTTCTGGCGGTGGCCGTGCAGTGTGTTGTGGGAGTGCGTATTGAACGCATGGTGGGCGGAGTGCGGCTTGCTATCGTCTACCTCATCTGTGGAGCCGGCGGGAATATG ACAGGTGCGGTGTTCTCCCCCTACTCCCCCCAGATGGGCGGCTCTGCTGCAGCCTGCGGACTCCTGGGGTGCGCCTGCGTGGAACTCCTGCAGGCCTGGACACTCGTTCCCAGGGCTCTCTGCAAGCTGCTCACCCTCCTAACCGTTCTTACCATCCTCTTGATGGCGGGAACGCTCCCTCTGGTGGACAACTGGGCTCAGCTGGGAGGGTTTGTTTTCGGCCTGCTATCGGCGCTAGTGTTCCTCCCCTACATCGTCTTGGGGAGGTGGGACGCACGGAGGAAGAGGTGCCTGGTGGTGTTTGGTTTTGTCATGCTTGTCCTGATGTATGCAGTGTTGCTTATGATGTTTTATTACGTCCAGGGTGACTTCTGTCCCGCCTGTAAACACTTCAACTGCATACCTTACACGACTGATGCTTGCCACCAGCCGAAAGACAACTATCCATGA